In the genome of Streptomyces violaceoruber, the window GTCCAACTCGCCCTGGAATCTGTTGGATTCGGAGAGTAATCGTCAACCCCCTTACGGGGAAGGTGAATCCTGTGACCGCGATACACGCATGCCGTACCGGGGCGATAGGGTTACCCTGCCCGGGCCGGGTGGACTCGTACGGGTGGGGAGTGACATGGAACAGATAACAGTGCGCAGCAGGGCAAGGGTCCCTGCGATCACCTGCGGAAGCAGCGCGACCAGCTCGCGCCTCGACCGTCATCTCGCGGTACTCGGCGGGCCCGCCCTGCCGCCGCGGGAGACCGTGGAGGCGACGTCGCTGATGCGTGAGCTGACCGCGCGTGAGCCCGCACACAAGCGCAGCAACCGGGGCGCCAGGGTGCGCCGGGTCTCGCTGTTCGCGCCACTGCGCCGACTGCGCCGCTCGCTGTTCGGCGGCAACTGAGACCCGCGCTCCGGCGGTCACACCTCCCGGCGCGGCGCCGCGGCACTCGTCCGTCATCCCCACGGCACGCAGCGGCGCCCCGGTGTGCTCCCCGGGCGCGGGCCTTCCCCGGTACACCCGGCCCCGTACGTCCGTCCCGCACGTGTTCGCACGTTCCGGTCCCGCACGGCACCTGCCCGTCCCCGCCGCCTCCCCACCGGCGGTGACGCGGTACCCCGGCCCGTTCAGCGGCCCCCGTGCGCGTACCGGCGTACCGCGAGCGGGACGAAGACCGCCAGCAGTACCGCGCACCACGCCAGCGACCCGGCGACGGGATGCGTCACCGGCCAGGCGGCCCCGTCCGGCACGGGCGCGTTGCCGAAGAGGTCCCGCAGCGCCGTGGTGACCGCGCTGATGGGGTTCCATTCCGCGAGCGTGCGCAGCCAGCCCGGCAGCCCGTCGGTCGGGATGTACGCGTTGGACAGCAGCGGAAGGATGAAGGTCGCGCCGCCCAGCTGGCCGGCGGCCTCCTCGTTGCGGGTGAGCAGCCCCAGGAAGATCCCGATCCACGTCGTCGCGAACCGGAACAGCAGCAACAGCCCGAGCGCGCCCACCGCGCGGAGCGCGCCGCCCTCCACCCGCCAGCCCACCGCGAGCCCGACGAGCAGCAGCGGCACCGTCCCGGCAGCCGTGACGAGCACGTCGGCGACCGACTGCCCGAGCGGCACGGCGGCCCGGCTCACCGGCAGCGTCCGCAGGCGGTCCGTCACGCCCCGGTGGGTGTCCTGGGCCGCCTGGAACATGCCCGTCATGATGCCGTTCGCGGCGGTGGCGACCAGCAACCCCGGCACCAGGAAGGCCCGGTACTCCTCGCCCGGCATCGCCAGCGCGCTGCCGAACACGTAGCCGAAGAACAGCAGCATCGTGATCGGCATGGTCTGGGTGAGGATGAGCAGACCCGGGTTGTTGCGGGCCCGCCGCAACTGGCGGCCCAGCAGGGCCGCCCCGTCGTACGCCAGACCGTACGCCGAGCCGTGCGGACCCGTCGTCACCGTGCTCATGCCACCAGCTCCTTGCCGTCGTCGCTGCCGTTGCGGTCGTTGCGGTCGTCGCTGCCGGTGCCGCCGGTCAGGCGGAGGAAGACGTCGTCGAGGGTCGGCGGCCGCAGGCTCGCGTCCGCCAGCGGCACGCCCGCCGCGTCGAGTTCGCGCACCAGGCGGGGCAGGGTCAGGGTCGGATCGGTGCTGACGACGCCGACCGTGCGCCGCTCGTGGTCCAGGACCGGTTCGGCGCCGGTCAGCCGGTCCAGGACCCCCGCCGCCCGCACCAGCGCGTCCGCGTCCGCGACGACGGCCTGCGCGTAGGTCCCCACCAGCGCCTTGAGTTCGGCCGGCGACCCGGTGTGCGCGACCCGGCCCCGGTCCACCAGGGCGATGTCGTCGGCCAGGCGGTCGGCCTCCTCCAGGTACTGCGTGGTGAGCAGCACGGTGGTGCCGTCCGCCCTCAGGGCGCGCACGGTCTCCCAGACGCGGTTCCGGCCGGCCGGGTCGAGCCCGGTCGTCGGCTCGTCCAGGAACAGCACCTCGGGGCGGCGCACCAGGCTCGCGGCCAGGTCGAGACGGCGCCGCAGGCCGCCGGACAGGGTGACGGCGGGCCGGTCGGCGGCCTCGGCCAGGCCGAACCGGTCCAGCAGCTCGTCGGCCCGCGCCGCCGCGTCCCGCACCCGGTGCAGCCGGGCGAACAGCCGCAGGTTCTGCCGGCCGGTGAGGTCTCCGTCCACCGAGGCGTACTGCCCGGTCACCCCGATCAGACGACGCACCGCGGCAGCCTCCCGTACCAGGTCGTGCCCGGCGACCCGCGCCGAGCCCGCGTCCGGCCGCAGCAGCGTGGTCAGCAGCCGGACCGCCGTGGTCTTGCCCGCCCCGTTCGGCCCGAGCAGCCCGCAGACGGTGCCCTCGGGCACCGCGAGATCCAGCCCGCGCAGCGCGCGCACGGTGCCGAAGCGCTTCTCCAGACCCTCACTAAGTACAGCGTACGTAGTAGTCATGTGCCGACCATAGCGCACTACGTACGGTGTACGTAACTAGGATGGTGGCCGAGGTGATGCACGATGGCGGGCCGAGCGGCCGTACCCGAAGTGATCTGGTCGCGCCCCGAGCGCACCGGCCGGGGGCCGAGACCGGCGTACACCCGCGCCGACATCGCCGCCGCCGCGGTGCGGATCGCGGACGCCGACGGACTGGACGCGGTCTCGATGCGCCGCGTCGCGGGCGAGCTGGGCTGCGGCACGATGTCGCTCTACAACTACGTCCCCCGCAAGGAGGACCTGTACGAGCTGATGATGGACGCGGTCAGCGGCGAGCACGAGCTGTGGGAGCCGAGCGGCGACTGGCGCGCGGACATGATCCGGGTCGCCCACCAGACCCGCGCCCTGATGCACCGCCACACCTGGCTGCCCCGCCTGATGTCCCCCGTCTACGGCTTCAGCCCCAACGCCCTGCGCTACCTGGAGCACTGCCTGGCCTGCCTCGACCCCTTCGAGGCGCCCTACGGCACCAAGATGGAGCTGGTCGCGATGGTGAACGGCGTGGTGACGACCTACGTCGCCAACGAGATCGCCACCGTCGAGCGCACCCGCTCGCTGCCCTGGTCCGAGGAGCAGGAGAACGCGGCGCGCATCGCCTACCTCGGCCGGCAGGTCGCGAGCGGCGCCTACCCGCGGCTGGCGGCGTCCTTCGCCGAGGACGCGGGGCCGATCGACCTGGAGGGGGTCTTCGAGCGGGCGCTGGCCCGGGTGCTGGACGGGTTCGCCTGAGCAGGGGAGCCGATCCGGCCGGGGGTCACAGCAGCGCCAGCTGCCCCTCCGGCCCCTCCTCCCGGTCGTCCAGGACGGAGGCCGGCCGGCGGGCCGCCCCGGGCACCGGCAGTACGCCCGCCTCGCGCAGCTCGGTCGCGGTGATCTCGTCCGTGACCGTCAACTCGCGGCACTCCTCGCGCACTTCGGCGAGCAGGGCGAGGACCGTGATCAGCTCCAGCAGCTCGGACGTCCAGCTCTGCGGCCAGCCGGCCGGGCGGATCGCCGTCAGCGTGCCGGGCTCGCCCTCGGCCGCCCGGGCCGCGAACCACTGCTCCAGCACCCGCACCCCGCCCACCTCGAAGTCCCAGGCCCCGGGCGGCACGGGGGAGATGCGGCCCTCGTCCAGGAACAGGGCCTCCTCCTCCCGGTCGTAGCGCAGGACGAGCGGACGCGGGGGCAGCGGGGCGCGGACGTACGGGCGGCGGCCGCCGGGCAGCTTGGGGCGTTCGCCGTCGCGGCGCATCAGCCACAGGGCGCGCCGGCCCAGTTCCACCCCGTGCTCCCACAGTGCGGGGTCCGCGGTGAGCGGAACCAGCGAGCCGGGCCGCACGGCCGCCGCCGACCAGGCGAGCACGTCCAACGGGGCGGGGCGCCGGCCGAGCCGGGCGGCCAGATGGTCCGGCAGGCCCGGGGCGAGGTTGGGCTCCGCGCCGCCGGGACGGCGGTACAGCGGACGGATCCGGGCGGGCCCGAACAGCGGCAGCAGCGAGGTCGCCAGGAGCTGCGGCCCACCGGCGGCCTCGGGCGCCTCCACCACGAAGACCTGCCGCGCGTCGGCCACCCGCCACAGCTCCGGACGGGCCGCGTCGATCAGCCGGTGGTCGGGGATCAGCCACTGCTCGTCGAACGGCGCCCGCAGCACCCGGACCGGCTCCGGACAGGGCCCCGCGGCGCGCACCAGCCGCTCGGTGCCCCCGGCGCCGCCCGGCAGCCGCCCGACCGCCGAGTACGGCGTGCGCGAGCGGGTCGGCTCGAACAGGGCCGCGCGGTCGGGTCCCTCGGCCTTCAGCAAGGCGTCCCAGCGGGCCTTCAGGGACGCCGCGTCGGGTGCCGTCGGCCACCCCCGGCCGAGCCGCGGCGGTGCGACGGACCACGGCATGAGGTCCGCCAGCGGCGGGGCGTCGTCGTGCGTCACGCCGGGCATCGTACGACGGGGCACCGCCGGCTCACGTGGCGTCCAGGGTGACCGTGAAGGAGAAGCGGTCGCCCCGGTAGTGGATGACCGCCACGTCGAGGACCCGGCCCTCCAGGTCGTAGGTGATGCCCGTGTAGTGCAGGATCGGGCTGAGCAGCGGGACTTCGAGCAGCCGTGCCGTCTCCGGGTCCGCGAGCCGGGCCTCGACGGTGTCGGTGATCCGGCTGATGTCCATGCCCACCACGTCCCGCAGCACCTTCGTCATCGGCCACCGGGCGAGGTCGTCCAGGTCGATGCGCCCGGCCAGTTCGGGACGGACGTAGTTGCGGGCGTGGTTGGTCGGCTCGCCCGTCTTCTCGTCGCAGCGCAGCCGGTGGTACAGCGCCACCTCCGGCACCTGGGGGAAGTACTCGGCGAGTTCGGACGGCACCGGCGCGGTGCCGTGGTCCAGCAGCTCGGCCTTCATCCCGGACTGCTGCGCCACGATCGCGTCCACCGAGCCGAGCAGCCGCACCGGGGCGCCCCGCCGGGCGTGCGGCTCGATGAACGTGCCCCGCCGGCGGTGGCGGGTGATCAGCCCCTCGTCCTCCAGCTCCTTCAGCGCCTGCCGCATGGTCAGCACGCTCACCCCGTAGTGCCCGGCCAGCTGCTCCTCGGTGGGCAGGCGCAGCGGGTCCCGGGGCGAGCGGCCGAGTATCGAGGCGCGCAGCGACTGCGACACCTGGTACCAGAGCGGCAGCTTGCGGTTCAGGACGATGGAGTCCGGGGCGAAGGAGGTCACGGGCCATCCGTACCGGTAGGAAAACCTCAGTGCAAGGGGCGGAAGTGCCGCTCCAGGCCCTGCCAGACGTCGTCGTAGCCCGGTTGCAGGTGCTCGGCGCGGGCCGCCTGGGGAGTGAGGGTCACCGGCCACCGCGTCTCGAACATGAACGCCAGTCCGTCGTCGATCCGCTGCGGCTTCAGCTCGGCGGCGCTCGCCCGGTCGAAGGTCTCCCGGTCCGGGCCGTGCGCCGACATCATGTTGTGCAGCGAACCGCCGCCCGGCACGAAGCCTTCCGCCTTCGCGTCGTAGGCGCCCTCGATCAGGCCCATGTACTCGCTCATCACGTTCCGGTGGAAGTACGGCGGCCGGAAGGTGTCCTCGCCCACCAGCCAGCGCGGCGCGAACACCACGAAGTCCACACCCGCCAGTCCCGGCGTGTCCGACGGGGAGGTGAGCACCGTGAAGATCGACGGGTCCGGGTGGTCGTACGAGATGGAGCCGATGACGTTGAAGCGGCGCAGGTCGTAGACGTAGGGCACGTGGTTGCCGTGCCAGGCGACGACGTCCAGCGGGGAGTGGTCGTACTCGGCCGTCCAGAGGTTGCCGCAGAACTTGTTGACCACCTCCACCGGGCCCGGCGTGCTCTCGTCGTCCTCGTACGCGGCGACCGGCGCGCGGAAGTCCCGGGCGTTGGCCAGGCCGTTGGCGCCGATCGGGCCCAGGTCGGGGAGCTGGAACGGCGCGCCGTAGTTCTCGCAGACGTAGCCGCGGGCGTCCTCGTCCAGCAGCTGGACGCGGAAGCGGACCCCGCGCGGGATCAGCGCCACGTGTCCCGGCTCGGCGTGCAGCAGCCCGAACTCGGTGCGCAGCAGCAGGCCGCCGCGCTCCGGGACGATCAGCAGCTCGCCGTCCGCGTCGCTGAAGACGCGGTCCATGGACGCGGTGGCGTGGTACAGGTGCACGGCCATGCCGGTGCGCTGCGTCGCGTCGCCGTTGCCGCCGAGCGTCCACAGCCCCTCGACGAAGTCCGTGGCGGGCCCGGGCACCGGCAGCGGGTTCCAGCGCAGCCGGTTCGGGTCCGGCACGGCCTGGTTGAAGGGCGCGGTGCGGATCGTGCCGTTGCCCGAACGGGTGAACGCGGGGTGTGCGGCCGACGGGCGGATCCGGTACAGCCACGACCGCCGGTTGTGCGCCCTCGGCTCCGTGAACGCCGTGCCGCTCAGCTGCTCCGCGTACAGGCCCAACGGCGCCCGCTGCGGCGAGTTCCGGCCCTCGGGCAGCGCGCCCGCCACGGCCTCCGAGGCGTGCTCGTTGCCGAAACCGGACAGATAGGCCAGCCCCTCCGCGGTCTTCCGCGCGTCCCCGCTCATTGATCGCTCCCTCGCAACCGATTCCCACCCGATTCCTATGGCACACCGTAGGATTGCGGTTTCCCGCGCGCAAGAGGGCACAAGAGGACTTCCCCGCTCCGCTCCCGCCTTCCCGCTCCGTCCCGGCATCCGTCGTGAGGATGACGAGGATGACCGGAACCAGACCCCCGGGGGATCCGGACTGTCGGACCCGTGTTCTAGTCTCGCGTCATGTCGTGGACGCGAGGAGTGCTCGCCGTGCTCGCGGTCTGTGTCCTGCTGTTGACGGGATCGGCGGGCTGCGGCTCCGGGGGCGGGGAAGAGCCGGAGGCCGGTGATTCGGCCACGCCGGTGGGCAAGCTGGTCGAGGACACCGACGAAGAGGGCCGGCGCTACCGCGAGGTGGACGCCGAGCTGGCCCCCGAGGTCGGCGTCGAGGTGCAGCCCGAGGCCGACGACAGCTGGGACGTGCGCCTGACCGTCCGCGACTTCAGGTTCTCGCCGGAGGGCACGCAGGCGAAGGCGGTGGCCGGCCGCGGCGTCGCCCGCCTCTTCCTCGACGGCGACCTCCTCACCCTCCTGCGCGGCCCCCGGTACCGCCTGCCGGCCGGCCTGGTCCCGCGCGGCACGCACCAGCTCACGGTCCGCCTGTACGCGGACGACGACACCGTCTGGGCCGTCGACGGCGAGCCCGTCGAGAGCACCGCGGACATCACGGCGTCGGACGCGGAGCCGACCGGGGCGACGCAGCCGGAGACGGTCGAGGGCCGCACGGTCACCGAACCGGCGGCGGACCGGTGAGCGCGCCCGCCACCCTCCTCCGGCGCCTCGGAGGTCCGGCGGGCGCCCCCGGCCGTACCGGAGACCACGGTTCACCCGGCCGGGTGGGCAGGGCATCATGAGGACCGTGTCCCACCCGACCCCGCTCCGCCGTGCCCCCGTGCAGCGACGCAGCGCCGAACGGCTGACCCGGATCCTCGACGCCTGCGCCGACCTCCTCGACGAGGTCGGTTACGACGCCCTCAGCACCCGGGCCGTGGCGCTGCGCGCGGACGTGCCCATCGGGTCGGTGTACCGCTTCTTCGGCAACAAGCGCCAGATGGCCGACGCCCTGGCCCAGCGCAACCTGGAGCGCTACGCGGAGCGCGTGACCGAACGGCTGACGGAGGCGGGCGACGACGGCTGGCGCGGTGCGCTGGACACCGTGCTCGACGAGTACCTGGCGATGAAGCGGACCGCGCCCGGCTTCTCCCTGATCGACTTCGGCAACCAGATCCCGGTCGGCGACCGTCACGCCGTCCCCAACCACCGCGTCGCCGAGCGGCTCACCGAACTGCTCTCCGGCTACCTGGGCCGCCGCCCCGACGACGACCTGCGCCGCGTCTTCCTCGTGGCCGTGGAGACCGCCGACACCCTCGTGCAGCTCGCCTTCCGGGTCGCGCCGGACGGGGACGAGAAGATCATCGAGGAGGCCCGGGAGCTGCTGCGGGCGTACCTGGGGCGCGTGCTCGACTGACCCGGCGCGACCGCACCGCCGCCCGGACACCCCTGTCGCAGCCCGTCCACCCCCTCCCCAACATGCCTACCGGTCGGTATGCTCGCCGGGCACAGCGCGCCACCGCCGCCTTCCGGGAGGACCCGTGCCCCGCACCGCCCTGCGTATCTGCCCCCTGTGCGAGGCCACCTGCGGCCTGGCCCTCACCGTCGACGGCAGCACGGTCACCGCCGCCCGCGGCGACCGCGACGACGTCTTCAGCCGGGGCTTCATCTGCCCCAAGGGCGCCTCCTTCGGAGCCGTCGACTCCGACCCCGACCGGCTGCGCGCGCCGCTGGTGCGCACGAACGGCGAACTGCGCGAAGCCACCTGGGAGGAGGCCTTCGACGCGGTCGCCGCCGGCGTCCGGCCCCTCGTCGAGCGGTACGGACCGCACTCCGTCGGCGTGGTCCTCGGCAACCCGAACGTCCACACCATGGCGGGCGCCCTCTACCCGAACGTCCTGCTCGGCGCCCTCGGCAGCCGCAGCCTCTTCACCGCGTCCACGCTCGACCAGATGCCCAAGCACGTCTCCAGCGGACTGCTCTTCGGCGACGCGAACGCCATCCCGGTGCCCGACCTCGACCGCACCGACCACCTCCTGCTCATCGGCGCCAACCCGCTGGAGTCCAACGGCAGTCTGTGCACCGCCCCCGACTTCCCCGGCCGGCTCAGGGCCCTGAAGGCCCGCGGCGGCACCCTCACCGTCGTCGACCCGCGCCGCACCCGCACCGCGAAGCTCGCCGACCGGCACGTGGCGATCCGCCCCGGCAGCGACGCGCTGCTGCTGGCCGCGATGGCCCACGTGCTGTACGAGGAGGGGCTGGTCGACCTCGGCGCCCTCGCCCCGCACGTCGGGGGAGTGGACGACGTCGCGGCCGCCGTACGCGACTTCACCCCCGAGTCCGTCGCCGCCGCCTGCGACGTCGACGCCGACGTGACGCGCGCCCTCGCCCGCGAACTCGCCGCCGCACCCACCGCCGCCGTCTACGGCCGCATCGGCAGCTGCACCGTCCCGCACGGCACCCTCGCCAGCTGGCTCGTGGACGTCCTCAACATCCTCACCGGCAACCTCGACCGGCCCGGCGGCGCGCTCTTCCCGCAGGCCGCCACCGACCGGACCCCGCGCCCCGCCGGACCCGGCCGCGGGTTCGCGCTCGGCCGCTGGCGCTCCCGGGTGAGCGGGCACCCCGAGGCGAAGGGCGAACTGCCGCTGTCCGCCCTCGCCGAGGAGATCGACACCGCCACCGACGCGGGCGAGCCCGTCCGCGCGCTGCTCACCATCGCCGCCAACCCCGTGCTGTCCGCGCCCGACGGCGACCGGCTCGACAAGGCGCTGGAGTCCCTCGACTTCATGGTGAGCGTCGACCCCTACCTCAACGAGACCTCCCGCCACGCCCACGTCGTCCTGCCGCCGCCCCCGCCCGCCCAGAGCCCGCACCACGACTTCGCCTTCAACACCCTCGCCGTGCGCAACCAGGTCCGCTACACCCGCCCCGCCGTCCCGCTGGAGCCCGGCAGGATGGCCGAGACGGAGATCCTCGCCCGGCTCACCCTGGCCGTCACCGGGGCGCACGGCACCGACCCCGCCGCCGTCGACGCCCTGGTGATCGAGCAGACCCTCGCCAAGGCCGTACGGGAGCCGCACTCACCCGCGCACGGCCGCGACCCCGCCGAACTGACCGCCCTGCTCACCGGCGGGACCGGCCCCGAGCGGCGCCTCGACCTGATGCTGCGCCTCGGCCCCTACGGCGACGGCTTCGGCGCCCGGCCGGACGGGCTGACCCTGGAGCGGCTCCTCGCCCACCCGCACGGCATCGACCTCGGCCCGCTGCGCCCCCGCCTGCCGCAGCCCCTGAAGACCCGCAGCGGCAAGGTGGAACTGCTCCCGGCACCGATCGCCGCCGACCTGCCGCGCCTCGCACGGGCCCGGGACGAGCGCCCCGCCGGGCTCGTCCTCGTCGGCCGCCGCCACCTGCGCTCCAACAACAGCTGGATGCACAACGTCCCCGCCCTCACCGGCGGCTCCAACCGCTGCACCCTGCACGTCCATCCCGAGGACGCCGCACGGCTGGGTCTGCGCGGGGCGCAACCGGTGCGCGTGACGGGCCCCGGCGGAGCGGTGACCGTCCCCGCCGAGGTCACCGACGCCGTCCGGCCCGGCGTCGTCAGCCTCCCGCACGGCTGGGGCCACGACCGGCCCGGCAC includes:
- a CDS encoding ABC transporter permease, with the protein product MSTVTTGPHGSAYGLAYDGAALLGRQLRRARNNPGLLILTQTMPITMLLFFGYVFGSALAMPGEEYRAFLVPGLLVATAANGIMTGMFQAAQDTHRGVTDRLRTLPVSRAAVPLGQSVADVLVTAAGTVPLLLVGLAVGWRVEGGALRAVGALGLLLLFRFATTWIGIFLGLLTRNEEAAGQLGGATFILPLLSNAYIPTDGLPGWLRTLAEWNPISAVTTALRDLFGNAPVPDGAAWPVTHPVAGSLAWCAVLLAVFVPLAVRRYAHGGR
- a CDS encoding daunorubicin resistance protein DrrA family ABC transporter ATP-binding protein — encoded protein: MTTTYAVLSEGLEKRFGTVRALRGLDLAVPEGTVCGLLGPNGAGKTTAVRLLTTLLRPDAGSARVAGHDLVREAAAVRRLIGVTGQYASVDGDLTGRQNLRLFARLHRVRDAAARADELLDRFGLAEAADRPAVTLSGGLRRRLDLAASLVRRPEVLFLDEPTTGLDPAGRNRVWETVRALRADGTTVLLTTQYLEEADRLADDIALVDRGRVAHTGSPAELKALVGTYAQAVVADADALVRAAGVLDRLTGAEPVLDHERRTVGVVSTDPTLTLPRLVRELDAAGVPLADASLRPPTLDDVFLRLTGGTGSDDRNDRNGSDDGKELVA
- a CDS encoding TetR/AcrR family transcriptional regulator C-terminal domain-containing protein → MAGRAAVPEVIWSRPERTGRGPRPAYTRADIAAAAVRIADADGLDAVSMRRVAGELGCGTMSLYNYVPRKEDLYELMMDAVSGEHELWEPSGDWRADMIRVAHQTRALMHRHTWLPRLMSPVYGFSPNALRYLEHCLACLDPFEAPYGTKMELVAMVNGVVTTYVANEIATVERTRSLPWSEEQENAARIAYLGRQVASGAYPRLAASFAEDAGPIDLEGVFERALARVLDGFA
- a CDS encoding type ISP restriction/modification enzyme, which gives rise to MPGVTHDDAPPLADLMPWSVAPPRLGRGWPTAPDAASLKARWDALLKAEGPDRAALFEPTRSRTPYSAVGRLPGGAGGTERLVRAAGPCPEPVRVLRAPFDEQWLIPDHRLIDAARPELWRVADARQVFVVEAPEAAGGPQLLATSLLPLFGPARIRPLYRRPGGAEPNLAPGLPDHLAARLGRRPAPLDVLAWSAAAVRPGSLVPLTADPALWEHGVELGRRALWLMRRDGERPKLPGGRRPYVRAPLPPRPLVLRYDREEEALFLDEGRISPVPPGAWDFEVGGVRVLEQWFAARAAEGEPGTLTAIRPAGWPQSWTSELLELITVLALLAEVREECRELTVTDEITATELREAGVLPVPGAARRPASVLDDREEGPEGQLALL
- a CDS encoding GntR family transcriptional regulator — encoded protein: MTSFAPDSIVLNRKLPLWYQVSQSLRASILGRSPRDPLRLPTEEQLAGHYGVSVLTMRQALKELEDEGLITRHRRRGTFIEPHARRGAPVRLLGSVDAIVAQQSGMKAELLDHGTAPVPSELAEYFPQVPEVALYHRLRCDEKTGEPTNHARNYVRPELAGRIDLDDLARWPMTKVLRDVVGMDISRITDTVEARLADPETARLLEVPLLSPILHYTGITYDLEGRVLDVAVIHYRGDRFSFTVTLDAT
- the hmgA gene encoding homogentisate 1,2-dioxygenase, which encodes MSGDARKTAEGLAYLSGFGNEHASEAVAGALPEGRNSPQRAPLGLYAEQLSGTAFTEPRAHNRRSWLYRIRPSAAHPAFTRSGNGTIRTAPFNQAVPDPNRLRWNPLPVPGPATDFVEGLWTLGGNGDATQRTGMAVHLYHATASMDRVFSDADGELLIVPERGGLLLRTEFGLLHAEPGHVALIPRGVRFRVQLLDEDARGYVCENYGAPFQLPDLGPIGANGLANARDFRAPVAAYEDDESTPGPVEVVNKFCGNLWTAEYDHSPLDVVAWHGNHVPYVYDLRRFNVIGSISYDHPDPSIFTVLTSPSDTPGLAGVDFVVFAPRWLVGEDTFRPPYFHRNVMSEYMGLIEGAYDAKAEGFVPGGGSLHNMMSAHGPDRETFDRASAAELKPQRIDDGLAFMFETRWPVTLTPQAARAEHLQPGYDDVWQGLERHFRPLH
- a CDS encoding TetR/AcrR family transcriptional regulator, producing the protein MRTVSHPTPLRRAPVQRRSAERLTRILDACADLLDEVGYDALSTRAVALRADVPIGSVYRFFGNKRQMADALAQRNLERYAERVTERLTEAGDDGWRGALDTVLDEYLAMKRTAPGFSLIDFGNQIPVGDRHAVPNHRVAERLTELLSGYLGRRPDDDLRRVFLVAVETADTLVQLAFRVAPDGDEKIIEEARELLRAYLGRVLD
- a CDS encoding molybdopterin oxidoreductase family protein; the protein is MPRTALRICPLCEATCGLALTVDGSTVTAARGDRDDVFSRGFICPKGASFGAVDSDPDRLRAPLVRTNGELREATWEEAFDAVAAGVRPLVERYGPHSVGVVLGNPNVHTMAGALYPNVLLGALGSRSLFTASTLDQMPKHVSSGLLFGDANAIPVPDLDRTDHLLLIGANPLESNGSLCTAPDFPGRLRALKARGGTLTVVDPRRTRTAKLADRHVAIRPGSDALLLAAMAHVLYEEGLVDLGALAPHVGGVDDVAAAVRDFTPESVAAACDVDADVTRALARELAAAPTAAVYGRIGSCTVPHGTLASWLVDVLNILTGNLDRPGGALFPQAATDRTPRPAGPGRGFALGRWRSRVSGHPEAKGELPLSALAEEIDTATDAGEPVRALLTIAANPVLSAPDGDRLDKALESLDFMVSVDPYLNETSRHAHVVLPPPPPAQSPHHDFAFNTLAVRNQVRYTRPAVPLEPGRMAETEILARLTLAVTGAHGTDPAAVDALVIEQTLAKAVREPHSPAHGRDPAELTALLTGGTGPERRLDLMLRLGPYGDGFGARPDGLTLERLLAHPHGIDLGPLRPRLPQPLKTRSGKVELLPAPIAADLPRLARARDERPAGLVLVGRRHLRSNNSWMHNVPALTGGSNRCTLHVHPEDAARLGLRGAQPVRVTGPGGAVTVPAEVTDAVRPGVVSLPHGWGHDRPGTRQTHAATDPGVNVNQLLDGSALDPLSGNAVLNGVPVTLTPLTGAEL